The proteins below are encoded in one region of Antennarius striatus isolate MH-2024 chromosome 7, ASM4005453v1, whole genome shotgun sequence:
- the mysm1 gene encoding histone H2A deubiquitinase MYSM1, with product MEDDVDVDIEGEGFESSIGELDGGLIREQFVQTSWKRNAGILPWELDSSISPENKQAIEKMLLEERYYLSGEKLTDHIWESDTNNKTTANKSPAKTSSSASGSSSRWSKQEKDLFEEGLAQFGRRWTKIAKLVGSRSVLQVKSYARKYLKHKVKSEPRAAAPSAGAVVHLQPRQPAASCASSLTNAVRIEKLSDDENEEIDITDGLSDDEDGDDKLQTAVKSEHYESELLTASMQAVDPAEDQKTASLTETKAQVSPTSTSLQILHPSSSVPRSVEAFVTSLDDKVEEKVSSAQIQSGDQVELELMGKENEGPFAQDENSVLTGQLGEACSDGTVSADRPEDQEEDEEEEELKPPELEIEMDMDTITEDEKQAIPEFFEGRPSKTPERYLKIRNYILDQWLKSKPKYLNKTSVRPGLKNCGDVNCIGRIHTYLELIGAINFNCDQAVYNRPKVVDRSKHKEGKDVLEAYQLAQRLQSMRTRKRRVRDLWGNWYDPKDLEGQTYEHLSAEELALRREEMKKQPKPCKMSRFRGSFDPFQLIPCRSFGEDVQEPFQVIVCAETLLIMDMHAHVSRGEVIGLLGGTFIEQEKVLKICAAEPCNSVSTGLQCEMDPVSQTQACDVLLSLGFSVVGWYHSHPSFHPNPSVRDINTQDQFQSYFSRGGAPFIGMIVSPYDPAHCSPHSQTTCLLVKESQEPSGPQKLPYRFDFLSSQDIPDWAQTLRRAQWIINKYSQSPGSVHMDKFFRKDSHLTCLEKMLSSLARYLEPLPDEEGDLFLTQIQALFQSDFIAKQQASEHEEGESSNMLFRPDDPNDPSYFHVVSEEKSQEGRRHSSRDAGRAPVSSVPAATHTTDTTCETDSSTVLHLGSVLSAEHDYLL from the exons ATACTACCTTTCAGGTGAGAAGCTCACAGATCATATCTGGGAAAGTGACACTAACAATAAAACTACAGCAAATAA GTCTCCCGCAAAGACCTCAAGTTCAGCCTCTGGCTCCTCTTCCCGTTGGTCCAAACAGGAGAAGGACCTGTTTGAAGAGGGCCTG GCTCAGTTTGGTCGAAGATGGACTAAGATTGCCAAATTGGTGGGCAGCCGTTCTGTTCTTCAGGTCAAGAGTTATGCCAGGAAGTATTTGAAACACAAG GTTAAATCTGAACCCAGAGCTGCAGCCCCCTCTGCTGGAGCGGTTGTGCACCTACAACCTCGTCAGCCGGCTGCCAGCTGTGCATCCTCTCTCACTAACGCTGTACGAATAGAGAAACTTTCTGATGATGAAAACGAGGAGATAGACATCACTGACGGACtaagtgatgatgaagatggtgatgataaaCTGCAGACTGCGGTTAAATCTGAACACTATGAATCAGAGCTACTCACGGCCTCTATGCAGGCAGTCGACCCTGCAGAGGATCAGAAAACGGCCAGTTTAACCGAAACAAAGGCCCAAGTTAGCCCCACGTCAACTTCTCTACAAATTCTTCATCCTTCATCTTCAGTCCCTCGCTCAGTGGAGGCTTTTGTGACTTCATTAGATGATAAAGTTGAGGAGAAAGTGTCATCAGCTCAGATTCAGTCAGGAGATCAGGTAGAACTGGAGCTGATGGGTAAGGAGAATGAAGGTCCGTTTGCCCAGGATGAGAACTCAGTGCTGACTGGCCAGCTGGGGGAGGCCTGTAGCGATGGGACAG TTTCTGCTGATAGGCCAGAAGAccaggaagaggatgaggaagaggaggaactcaAGCCTCCTGAGCTGGAAATAGAAATGGACATGGATACCATCACTGAGGATGAGAAACAAGCTATCCCAGAGTTCTTTGAGGGACGACCATCCAAGACCCCGGAAAGATACCTAAAAATCCGGAACTACATCCTGGATCAGTG gTTGAAGAGCAAGCCCAAATACCTGAACAAGACATCAGTCCGTCCTGGCCTGAAGAACTGTGGTGACGTCAACTGCATTGGGAGAATACATACCTACCTGGAGCTAATTGGAGCTATCAACTTCAACTGTG ACCAAGCGGTCTATAATCGGCCAAAGGTGGTGGACCGCTCCAAACATAAGGAGGGCAAAGATGTGCTTGAGGCCTACCAGCTTGCCCAGAGACTGCAGAGCATG CGGACCAGGAAGCGCCGTGTACGGGATCTATGGGGAAACTGGTATGACCCTAAAGACCTGGAGGGACAGACTTATGAG CATCTCAGTGCTGAGGAACTCGctctgaggagagaggagatgaaaaAGCAGCCCAAACCCTGCAAGATGTCTAGATTCAGAGG GTCTTTTGATCCTTTCCAGTTGATTCCCTGCAGATCTTTTGGAGAGGATGTGCAG GAGCCATTCCAGGTTATTGTGTGTGCAGAGACTCTTCTCATAATGGACATG CATGCCCATGTGTCTCGGGGGGAAGTCATCGGTCTGCTGGGCGGAACTTTTATTGAACAAGAGAAAGTGTTAAAG atCTGTGCAGCAGAGCCTTGCAACAGTGTGAGCACCGGTTTACAGTGTGAGATGGACCCTGTGTCTCAGACACAGGCCTGCGACGTGCTGTTGTCCCTGGGCTTCAGTGTGGTGGGCTGGTACCACTCACATCCCTCCTTCCACCCCAACCCTTCAGTACGAGATATAAACACTCAGGACCAGTTCCAG AGTTACTTTTCACGAGGCGGAGCCCCCTTCATCGGGATGATTGTGAGTCCATATGACCCAGCTCATTGTTCTCCCCACTCCCAAACCACCTGTTTGTTGGTGAAAGAGAGCCAGGAGCCTTCAGGTCCACAGA AACTGCCCTACAGATTTGATTTCTTGTCATCACAAGACATTCCAGACTGGGCCCAGACCTTGAGGAGAGctcagtggatcatcaacaaaTACAGTCAATCACCCGG GAGTGTCCACATGGACAAATTCTTCCGAAAAGACTCTCATCTCACTTGTCTGGAGAAG ATGCTGTCCTCTCTGGCCAGGTACCTGGAGCCCCTACCAGATGAAGAGGGAGACCTCTTCCTCACCCAGATTCAGGCCTTGTTCCAGTCAGACTTTATTGCCAAGCAGCAAGCCTCCGAACATGAAGAGGGCGAATCTTCAAATATGTTATTCAGACCAGATGACCCAAACGACCCTTCTTATTTTCATGTGGTCAGTGAGGAGAAGTCCCAAGAAGGAAGAAGACACTCCAGCAGAGATGCAGGCAGAGCTCCGGTCAGCAGCGTACCAGCAGccacacacaccactgacacAACCTGTGAGACAGACAGCAGCACAGTGTTACATCTGGGCTCTGTTCTTTCAGCAGAGCACGACTATTTATTGTGA
- the oma1 gene encoding metalloendopeptidase OMA1, mitochondrial isoform X1, with amino-acid sequence MFLHRLNLIRCPSSRLTLNPLVFKQPGRGLQQILHHKSNCAVPTASPVLLCSDGRAADLRFIPTIISPMNGPVLRQRGHHFHTSSPVRALPVSVLWMVLKPLQKLMAVILGRSIRKWWKALPANRQQLMREWTWQHRWHLAAWAGLAVVILFLFLLTHLDQSPVTGRTRLLVFNKDSFMELAALTSEKYMEEFAELLVPAADPRHQVVERVVQHLAQRNKDIPEVSDVTWNVHVVHSPDVNAFVLPNGEVFMFTGMLEAVADVHQLTIVLGHEMAHAMLGHTAEQASLSHVVDLLSLILLTAIWAMCPRDSLALLGQWVQNKLSQLIFSRPYSRTLEVEADQVGLQLAAKACADVRAGPVFWQQMEIRDQMSGGPIVPEWLSTHPSHKNRSNQLDRLIPQALDLRESCVCPALPPTDPRSTFSKSVRVLLESPQTHERGGPKEPQSTHWPDKQESPHTGLPAALFAQTLLPPSLNVGQKSEGMIPPAGPELAVAARVSCPAPAEGAGGTNRR; translated from the exons ATGTTTTTACACAGGCTAAATCTTATCAGATGTCCTTCCTCACGTCTGACATTAAACCCCCTGGTCTTCAAACAACCCGGACGTGGGCTCCAGCAGATCCTCCACCACAAATCAAACTGTGCCGTTCCGACAGCGTCACCTGTCTTATTGTGTAGCGATGGGAGAGCAGCGGATTTACGGTTCATTCCCACAATCATCTCCCCGATGAATGGCCCTGTCCTGAGGCAGCGGGGACACCACTTCCACACCTCATCCCCGGTGAGGGCACTGCCCGTGTCTGTGCTGTGGATGGTGCTTAAACCTCTCCAGAAACTCATGGCGGTAATACTGGGCAg GAGTATAAGAAAGTGGTGGAAGGCTCTACCAGCAAACCGACAGCAGCTCATGCGTGAATGGACCTGGCAGCACCGCTGGCACCTGGCAGCATGGGCAGGCCTCGCTGTGGTGATtctatttctcttcctcctgaccCACCTGGATCAGTCGCCAGTGACTGGACGCACCCGCCTGCTGGTGTTCAACAAAGACAGCTTCATGGAGTTGGCAGCTCTGACTTCAGAGAAG TACATGGAGGAGTTTGCAGAGCTGCTGGTTCCAGCCGCTGACCCCCGTCACCAGGTGGTGGAGCGGGTGGTGCAGCACCTCGCACAAAGAAACAAGGACATTCCTGAAGTGTCTGATGTCACCTGGAACGTCCATGTGGTCCACAGTCCTGATGTCAATGCCTTTGTCCTCCCA AATGGGGAAGTGTTCATGTTTACGGGGATGCTGGAGGCTGTGGCTGATGTTCATCAGCTCACCATCGTCCTGGGCCATGAAATGGCTCACGCCATGCTGGGACACACT GCGGAACAGGCCAGCCTGTCTCATGTTGTTGACCTCCTGTCCCTAATTCTGCTGACAGCCATCTGGGCCATGTGTCCTCGAGACAGCCTGGCGTTGCTGGGGCAGTGGGTGCAGAACAAGCTTTCCCAG CTGATCTTTAGTCGACCCTACAGCAGGACACTGGAGGTCGAGGCGGATCAGGTGGGACTGCAGTTGGCTGCTAAG GCGTGTGCAGACGTGCGAGCCGGGCCTGTGTTTTGGCAACAAATGGAAATCAGAGACCAGATGAGTGGAGGGCCCATCGTTCCTGAGTGGCTGtccacacacccatcacacaagAATAGATCCAATCAGCTGGACCGCCTCATACCACAG GCTTTGGACTTGAGGGAGAGCTGCGTCTGCCCTGCTCTCCCTCCTACGGACCCTCGCTCCACCTTCTCCAAGAGCGTCCGTGTTTTATTGGAAAGCCCACAGACCCACGAGAGAGGAGGCCCTAAAGAGCCACAGTCGACCCACTGGCCTGACAAGCAGGAGTCGCCCCACACTGGACTGCCTGCAGCTCTGTTCGCCCAaactctccttcctccctccctgaaTGTGGGTCAAAAAAGTGAAGGCATGATCCCACCCGCAGGTCCAGAGTTAGCTGTAGCTGCCCGCGTTTCATGTCCTGCTCCTGCCGAGGGGGCGGGGGGTACAAACAGGCGATGA
- the oma1 gene encoding metalloendopeptidase OMA1, mitochondrial isoform X2: MNGPVLRQRGHHFHTSSPVRALPVSVLWMVLKPLQKLMAVILGRSIRKWWKALPANRQQLMREWTWQHRWHLAAWAGLAVVILFLFLLTHLDQSPVTGRTRLLVFNKDSFMELAALTSEKYMEEFAELLVPAADPRHQVVERVVQHLAQRNKDIPEVSDVTWNVHVVHSPDVNAFVLPNGEVFMFTGMLEAVADVHQLTIVLGHEMAHAMLGHTAEQASLSHVVDLLSLILLTAIWAMCPRDSLALLGQWVQNKLSQLIFSRPYSRTLEVEADQVGLQLAAKACADVRAGPVFWQQMEIRDQMSGGPIVPEWLSTHPSHKNRSNQLDRLIPQALDLRESCVCPALPPTDPRSTFSKSVRVLLESPQTHERGGPKEPQSTHWPDKQESPHTGLPAALFAQTLLPPSLNVGQKSEGMIPPAGPELAVAARVSCPAPAEGAGGTNRR, translated from the exons ATGAATGGCCCTGTCCTGAGGCAGCGGGGACACCACTTCCACACCTCATCCCCGGTGAGGGCACTGCCCGTGTCTGTGCTGTGGATGGTGCTTAAACCTCTCCAGAAACTCATGGCGGTAATACTGGGCAg GAGTATAAGAAAGTGGTGGAAGGCTCTACCAGCAAACCGACAGCAGCTCATGCGTGAATGGACCTGGCAGCACCGCTGGCACCTGGCAGCATGGGCAGGCCTCGCTGTGGTGATtctatttctcttcctcctgaccCACCTGGATCAGTCGCCAGTGACTGGACGCACCCGCCTGCTGGTGTTCAACAAAGACAGCTTCATGGAGTTGGCAGCTCTGACTTCAGAGAAG TACATGGAGGAGTTTGCAGAGCTGCTGGTTCCAGCCGCTGACCCCCGTCACCAGGTGGTGGAGCGGGTGGTGCAGCACCTCGCACAAAGAAACAAGGACATTCCTGAAGTGTCTGATGTCACCTGGAACGTCCATGTGGTCCACAGTCCTGATGTCAATGCCTTTGTCCTCCCA AATGGGGAAGTGTTCATGTTTACGGGGATGCTGGAGGCTGTGGCTGATGTTCATCAGCTCACCATCGTCCTGGGCCATGAAATGGCTCACGCCATGCTGGGACACACT GCGGAACAGGCCAGCCTGTCTCATGTTGTTGACCTCCTGTCCCTAATTCTGCTGACAGCCATCTGGGCCATGTGTCCTCGAGACAGCCTGGCGTTGCTGGGGCAGTGGGTGCAGAACAAGCTTTCCCAG CTGATCTTTAGTCGACCCTACAGCAGGACACTGGAGGTCGAGGCGGATCAGGTGGGACTGCAGTTGGCTGCTAAG GCGTGTGCAGACGTGCGAGCCGGGCCTGTGTTTTGGCAACAAATGGAAATCAGAGACCAGATGAGTGGAGGGCCCATCGTTCCTGAGTGGCTGtccacacacccatcacacaagAATAGATCCAATCAGCTGGACCGCCTCATACCACAG GCTTTGGACTTGAGGGAGAGCTGCGTCTGCCCTGCTCTCCCTCCTACGGACCCTCGCTCCACCTTCTCCAAGAGCGTCCGTGTTTTATTGGAAAGCCCACAGACCCACGAGAGAGGAGGCCCTAAAGAGCCACAGTCGACCCACTGGCCTGACAAGCAGGAGTCGCCCCACACTGGACTGCCTGCAGCTCTGTTCGCCCAaactctccttcctccctccctgaaTGTGGGTCAAAAAAGTGAAGGCATGATCCCACCCGCAGGTCCAGAGTTAGCTGTAGCTGCCCGCGTTTCATGTCCTGCTCCTGCCGAGGGGGCGGGGGGTACAAACAGGCGATGA